A DNA window from Methanooceanicella nereidis contains the following coding sequences:
- a CDS encoding sensor histidine kinase encodes MDSQNDRQKLMDNALMGLEIGISAMIAILFLISPITEEVFAAASILIVLFCIIVSFKLFISNRDRDLKNMIKGLMSSLTIWMVVILIEVFFTSHFNIQYLMPVSEILMLAGYLPLIYYVHRLLIDNRDRFDGRLDRKIIPGYLFLILVILYYASSNIIPVKISYFDTLLLISYLIAGIIFLALSTKALLGRLEYRIKYFLVILTVFIFLNFLGDALNLIEVLRAVDTGGLPATFYSLGILYLTLSLLVFSFNNRNTSLIDDMSKKLNDTQRFTRDLMSQSPDAVSIFNNDGSMVSVNDSFLRIYNVTRHEVEGKYNLFTDWKALGLSSGSQAESLKKGNILALERCKPGIGKFKGGDFYSSLKIFPTYDSDGRMSGYVGISMDLSNNVGLESDIRCAHDKLRDEYERKLEFTGIAAQELKAPLTPILGCLDRVRSEIKDESQRQYLDIIERNAYRQKNIIDRMVELSRLDNGKISVRYDDVDPCGLANAILGNYSTYKRTTVNEIPSGTIIRTDKEKLHNILDNMISNAMKYSYDGSKVSIGLYEQGPEYIFSVSDTGRGIHPSDLERIFERFYIVDANNDKRECGRIGLGLALVKGYVQLLGGRVWLESTPGEGSTFYFSIPKHNDF; translated from the coding sequence AATGGATAACGCCCTCATGGGACTTGAAATAGGAATATCGGCCATGATAGCCATATTGTTCCTCATATCCCCGATAACTGAAGAAGTATTTGCGGCCGCATCGATCCTCATAGTATTATTCTGTATAATCGTCTCTTTTAAGCTTTTTATCTCGAACAGAGATAGAGATCTTAAGAATATGATAAAAGGGCTGATGTCCAGCCTCACCATCTGGATGGTCGTGATATTGATAGAGGTGTTTTTTACATCACACTTTAATATCCAGTACCTCATGCCCGTGTCAGAAATTTTAATGCTGGCAGGATATCTGCCATTGATATACTATGTCCATAGATTATTGATCGATAACAGGGATAGATTTGACGGACGGCTGGACAGGAAGATCATTCCGGGCTACCTGTTCTTGATCCTTGTGATACTGTATTATGCGTCCAGTAATATTATTCCGGTAAAAATTTCTTATTTTGATACTTTATTATTGATATCCTATCTTATAGCAGGGATCATATTTCTCGCCCTATCGACAAAAGCCTTGCTGGGCCGGCTGGAATACAGGATAAAATATTTCCTTGTGATATTGACAGTCTTTATCTTCCTGAATTTTTTAGGCGATGCGTTAAATCTCATCGAGGTGCTGAGAGCAGTAGACACAGGAGGGCTTCCTGCTACATTCTATAGTCTTGGGATATTATATCTTACATTATCACTTCTAGTATTTTCATTTAATAACAGGAATACTTCTCTGATCGATGATATGAGCAAGAAGTTAAATGACACCCAGAGGTTTACCAGAGACCTGATGAGCCAGTCTCCGGACGCTGTCTCCATATTTAATAATGACGGGAGCATGGTGTCAGTGAATGATTCTTTCCTGAGGATATATAATGTCACAAGGCATGAAGTGGAGGGAAAATATAACCTGTTCACGGACTGGAAAGCCCTCGGATTATCCTCGGGATCGCAGGCGGAAAGCCTAAAAAAGGGGAATATTCTGGCGTTAGAGAGATGTAAACCGGGGATAGGAAAGTTCAAAGGGGGAGATTTTTACTCTTCTCTAAAGATATTCCCGACCTATGACTCTGATGGCAGGATGTCAGGCTATGTGGGGATATCAATGGACTTATCGAATAACGTCGGCCTTGAATCAGATATAAGGTGCGCCCATGATAAGCTTAGGGATGAATATGAGCGAAAGCTGGAGTTCACCGGCATTGCTGCCCAGGAGCTTAAGGCCCCGTTGACGCCGATCCTTGGATGCCTGGACAGAGTGAGATCTGAGATCAAGGATGAATCCCAAAGGCAATACCTGGACATCATCGAGAGGAACGCTTACAGGCAAAAGAATATCATTGACAGGATGGTCGAACTATCCAGGCTCGATAATGGAAAAATAAGCGTAAGATATGATGATGTCGATCCCTGCGGGCTGGCGAATGCCATACTCGGCAACTATAGCACATATAAGCGCACCACAGTAAACGAGATCCCGTCCGGGACCATTATAAGGACGGATAAAGAAAAACTTCACAACATACTGGACAACATGATCTCGAACGCCATGAAGTACAGCTATGACGGAAGTAAGGTATCGATAGGCCTCTATGAGCAGGGACCCGAATACATATTTTCAGTCAGTGATACGGGGCGAGGTATCCATCCCTCTGATCTTGAACGTATCTTCGAGAGGTTCTATATCGTAGATGCAAACAACGATAAAAGAGAATGCGGCAGGATCGGCCTTGGGCTGGCGCTAGTAAAAGGATATGTTCAATTGCTGGGCGGCAGAGTATGGCTGGAGAGCACTCCGGGAGAGGGCTCTACATTCTATTTCAGTATTCCGAAACATAATGATTTTTAA